From a region of the Corallococcus coralloides DSM 2259 genome:
- a CDS encoding GNAT family N-acetyltransferase, whose translation MPESFRIREAVPTDAERIAQVLRDAFEEYRGRLDPPSSAHDKTEAVVRRELSDGGAFVAEADGILFGCVFFHPKGDHLYLDRLAVLPSHRGQGVSLRLMEAVEFRARELGQTRVRLSVRLALTSHHAWYARQGYVFHSHGTHAGYTSPTFLVLEKML comes from the coding sequence ATGCCCGAGTCCTTCCGGATCCGCGAAGCCGTGCCCACCGACGCCGAGCGGATCGCCCAGGTGCTGCGCGACGCCTTCGAGGAATACCGCGGCCGACTGGATCCGCCCTCCAGCGCGCACGACAAGACGGAGGCCGTGGTGCGGCGCGAGCTGTCGGACGGCGGCGCCTTCGTCGCGGAAGCGGACGGCATCCTCTTTGGCTGCGTGTTCTTCCACCCGAAGGGAGACCACCTGTATCTGGACCGGCTCGCGGTGCTGCCCTCGCACCGGGGGCAGGGCGTGTCGCTGCGCCTCATGGAGGCCGTGGAGTTCCGAGCGCGCGAACTGGGCCAGACGCGCGTGCGGCTGTCGGTGCGGCTCGCGCTCACGTCGCACCATGCGTGGTACGCGCGCCAGGGCTACGTCTTCCATTCCCATGGAACGCACGCGGGATACACGTCGCCCACGTTCTTGGTGTTGGAGAAGATGCTCTGA
- a CDS encoding FadR/GntR family transcriptional regulator, with protein sequence MGMGRGGLVAYVEAQIERDIALGRLHPSGQFGSEAKLARRYEVCRGTIREALRRLAARGLVVQRPGHRTRAVALDESLTLENLGLALHDARKPDARWLLEGYFSLRRQVLVELLVDCCARASDLDLDRLGSTCFGLWNAARWEPGATCAQVEFELLRQAARVAGRPGHVLLVQSLQRAFLGGAAQLLPLLGGEALRQWVCCVMEALPQRNVQALQHELPALLKACDERVLNAFAPAPQEQASPETPTAHENLHGAPVPDSLLDAALETGTCTTDERSLGGLEPAVEDTEALGVAPRPHAQACPIESDNGTLLSSTVPGDAPCGQDGGGAGRDMADDASLDLSDCRANGGASLPPSGPLGAKCKAGGLFHGTLGSLGRWWARLLRLTADAFAGALLPRRVGQRTSG encoded by the coding sequence ATGGGGATGGGACGGGGAGGACTCGTGGCCTATGTGGAGGCGCAAATCGAGCGCGATATCGCGCTGGGGCGGCTGCACCCGAGCGGGCAATTCGGCTCGGAAGCGAAGCTGGCGCGTCGCTATGAGGTATGCCGGGGCACCATCCGCGAGGCGCTGCGGCGGCTGGCGGCACGGGGGCTGGTGGTGCAGCGCCCCGGACACAGGACGCGCGCGGTGGCGCTGGATGAGTCGCTGACGCTGGAGAACCTGGGCCTGGCGCTGCATGACGCGCGCAAGCCGGATGCCCGGTGGCTCCTGGAGGGCTACTTCAGCCTCAGGCGGCAGGTGCTGGTGGAGCTGCTGGTCGACTGCTGCGCGAGGGCCTCGGACCTCGACCTGGACCGGCTGGGGAGTACGTGCTTCGGGCTTTGGAATGCGGCGCGCTGGGAGCCGGGTGCAACCTGCGCGCAGGTGGAATTCGAGTTGCTACGGCAGGCGGCCCGGGTGGCGGGGCGTCCCGGGCACGTGCTCCTCGTTCAGTCCCTGCAGCGGGCATTCCTGGGAGGCGCCGCCCAACTGCTGCCGCTTCTTGGCGGAGAGGCGCTGCGCCAGTGGGTCTGCTGCGTGATGGAGGCTTTGCCGCAGCGTAACGTGCAGGCGCTTCAGCATGAGCTGCCGGCGCTGCTGAAGGCTTGCGATGAGCGCGTACTGAATGCCTTCGCCCCCGCTCCCCAGGAGCAGGCTTCCCCCGAGACTCCAACTGCCCATGAGAACCTTCACGGTGCCCCCGTGCCGGACTCCCTCCTGGATGCTGCGCTGGAGACAGGGACTTGCACGACGGACGAACGGAGCCTCGGCGGCCTTGAGCCAGCCGTCGAGGATACCGAGGCGCTCGGCGTTGCACCCCGTCCCCATGCCCAGGCCTGCCCCATTGAGTCCGACAACGGGACGCTGCTGTCTTCAACCGTCCCAGGGGACGCGCCCTGTGGACAGGATGGAGGGGGCGCCGGGAGGGACATGGCGGATGATGCTTCGCTCGACCTGTCTGACTGTCGGGCGAATGGGGGCGCTTCGTTGCCTCCCTCCGGCCCTCTCGGCGCGAAGTGCAAGGCGGGTGGACTGTTTCACGGGACCCTGGGCTCCCTGGGGCGGTGGTGGGCGCGCCTGCTTCGACTGACCGCGGACGCATTCGCCGGAGCCTTGCTTCCGCGCAGGGTGGGGCAACGCACTTCTGGCTAG
- a CDS encoding oxidoreductase translates to MTSARVPGSPLRVGLLGYGLSGSRFHGPLIAAEPAFTLAAVASRRTEAVARDWPGVRTGTVESLLADPDLDVIVVCTPNDSHASLAGQALRSGKHVVVEKPFALDADEAMRLDALAKERGLCLTVFHNRRWDGDFLTVRQLLEQRRLGTLYSLESHFDRFRPQVKDRWKEQDVPGGGTLWDLGSHLVDQAVQLFGLPESVTADLGRQRPGAQGTDWFHLLLRYGALRVVLHSGSVVHAPWPRFVLQGDRDAYVKHALDPQEGQLEAGLRPGHPDFGHEPAERHGRLLASGETIATVPGDYGQFYRQFGAAILHGAPVPVTALSASETVRVIQAALQSDLEGRRIPLPFRD, encoded by the coding sequence ATGACCTCCGCTCGCGTCCCTGGCTCCCCGTTGCGGGTGGGCCTCCTTGGCTATGGATTGTCCGGCTCGCGCTTCCATGGGCCCCTCATCGCCGCGGAACCCGCTTTCACCCTGGCTGCCGTGGCGTCGCGCCGCACGGAGGCCGTGGCCCGCGACTGGCCAGGCGTTCGCACCGGCACCGTGGAGTCGCTGCTGGCGGATCCGGACCTGGACGTCATCGTCGTGTGCACGCCCAATGACTCACATGCCTCGCTCGCGGGGCAGGCGCTTCGCTCGGGCAAGCATGTGGTGGTGGAGAAGCCCTTCGCGCTTGACGCGGACGAGGCGATGCGGCTGGACGCGCTCGCGAAGGAGCGCGGGCTCTGCCTCACCGTGTTCCACAACCGGCGCTGGGACGGCGACTTCCTCACCGTGCGCCAGTTGCTGGAGCAGCGACGGCTGGGGACGCTCTATAGCCTGGAGAGCCACTTCGACCGCTTCCGGCCCCAGGTGAAGGATCGCTGGAAGGAGCAGGATGTCCCCGGCGGCGGGACGCTCTGGGACCTGGGCTCGCACCTCGTCGATCAGGCCGTGCAGCTCTTCGGCCTGCCCGAGTCGGTAACCGCGGACCTGGGCCGGCAACGCCCGGGTGCGCAGGGCACGGACTGGTTCCACCTGCTGCTGCGCTACGGCGCGCTGCGCGTGGTGCTGCACTCCGGCTCCGTGGTGCACGCGCCGTGGCCCCGCTTCGTGTTGCAGGGCGACCGGGATGCGTACGTGAAGCATGCGCTGGATCCGCAGGAGGGACAGCTCGAAGCGGGCCTGCGTCCCGGCCATCCGGACTTCGGCCATGAACCCGCGGAGCGCCACGGCCGGTTGCTGGCCTCGGGGGAAACCATCGCCACCGTGCCCGGCGACTACGGCCAGTTCTACCGGCAGTTCGGCGCAGCCATCCTCCACGGCGCGCCCGTGCCCGTGACGGCGCTGAGCGCGAGCGAGACCGTGCGCGTCATCCAGGCCGCGCTCCAGAGCGACCTGGAAGGCCGCCGCATTCCGCTGCCTTTTCGCGACTGA
- a CDS encoding isopenicillin N synthase family dioxygenase — translation MDTVPLIDVRALVDPTSSPLARREVAARMGAACRNTGFFYVVGHGVDVGLQTRLEVLARDFFARPEEEKQRVRMALGGRAWRGFFPVGGELTSGRPDRKEGLYFGTELPPDDPRVRAGTPLHGPNLFPLEPEGLGGAVLAYMAALTSLGHSLMSGIALSLDLEADFFATRYMADPTVLFRIFNYPPGPEVDAQGLPVWGVGEHTDYGVLTILKQDDAGGLQVKTRQDGQTRWVDAPPVEDAFVCNIGDMLDRMTRGVYRSTPHRVLNRAGRDRLSLPFFFDPDWTAEVRAIDSPALKDAGADDHAERWDRQSVHRFEGTYGDYLLGKVGKVFPDLRAEVL, via the coding sequence ATGGATACCGTGCCCCTCATCGACGTCCGAGCCCTCGTCGACCCCACGTCGAGCCCCCTGGCCCGAAGGGAGGTCGCCGCTCGCATGGGCGCGGCCTGTAGGAACACCGGCTTCTTCTACGTCGTGGGCCATGGCGTGGACGTGGGCCTTCAGACCCGGTTGGAGGTGCTGGCTCGGGACTTCTTCGCGCGGCCGGAGGAGGAGAAGCAGCGGGTGCGCATGGCGCTCGGGGGCAGGGCGTGGCGGGGCTTCTTCCCCGTGGGCGGAGAGCTCACGTCGGGCCGGCCGGACCGCAAGGAGGGGCTGTACTTCGGCACGGAGCTGCCGCCGGATGACCCTCGTGTGCGCGCCGGCACTCCGCTGCATGGACCGAACCTGTTCCCCCTCGAACCGGAGGGACTGGGCGGCGCGGTGCTGGCATACATGGCGGCGCTGACGTCGCTCGGACACTCGCTGATGTCCGGCATCGCGCTCAGCCTGGACCTGGAGGCGGACTTCTTCGCCACCCGGTACATGGCGGATCCGACGGTGCTGTTCCGCATCTTCAATTACCCGCCCGGCCCGGAGGTGGACGCGCAGGGCTTGCCGGTGTGGGGTGTGGGCGAGCACACCGACTACGGCGTGCTCACCATCCTCAAGCAGGACGACGCGGGCGGGCTCCAGGTGAAGACCCGCCAGGATGGGCAGACGCGCTGGGTGGACGCTCCTCCGGTGGAGGACGCGTTCGTGTGCAACATCGGCGACATGCTCGACCGGATGACGCGCGGCGTGTACCGCTCCACGCCGCACCGGGTGCTCAACCGCGCGGGCCGCGACAGGCTGTCGCTGCCGTTCTTCTTCGATCCGGACTGGACGGCGGAGGTGCGCGCCATCGACTCGCCCGCCCTGAAGGACGCGGGCGCGGACGACCATGCGGAGCGGTGGGACCGCCAGAGCGTGCACCGCTTCGAGGGCACCTATGGGGACTACCTGCTCGGCAAGGTGGGGAAGGTGTTCCCCGACCTGCGCGCGGAGGTGCTGTAG